TATCATGCGCAATGCGCGAGTCTACGGCTAGTTTAAATATAAGCTTGGACAAATGTCTATTTGAGGCATTAAAACATGTTCATTTTTGCAAGAGTTGTTGCAACTTAGTTTGTAGCAAATCCTTGCCCAACTTTTAAAGGGCACTAGGATTACTTAAGCATTTCCATCATTCAATGACTTTTTATTTCCAAATTGGACGGAAAGCATATAGCATAGATAGTTTTAGTCCCAAATTATTTGGGGTAAGCTATTGACTCTTAGTAAAATTAGTTAGGGTCAGTCGCTATTGACTCTTAGTAAAATTAGTTATTGGATCCCTTCATAATAAAGTGACTAAATTTTATGTTGACCATCAACCAACCGCAATGCTCCTCCTTTTCTAGGCTTGGGATCGacaatgaataaaatatatgacactaaatataaaaaaaggcaTAATTAAATTAGGCAAAAAGCATAGAGTGGAAAAAATGGGGAGCCCCGTAAAAAAAacctttctcaaattttctccaattttttcttctcccctcattttcattctcaaaaaaggaaaatatatcaCTCTAAATAACTATGCCACATTAgatgttaaaataataataataataataataatcatcatcatcaataaatatatatgtgtaaatatatatatatatatatatatatatatatatatatatatatatatatatatatatatatatatatatatatatatataagcagagacctcatgcgagagAGCATGAGGTCCTGCCAAGTGGCGCCCTTCTTTGATAACTTAgcaatctttatttattttttaatagttacACCTTATTGTTTAACActagtcctctctctctctctctctctctctctctctctctctctctctctctctctctctctctctctctctctctcaattcaattggctattcaaaatttcaaaaccttCAATTGCCGTCCCCTTTCAATTTCCTTCTCTTTTACTATATCTTAGCGTACTTCCAACCTAGACTAAATCACTATTATAAATGCTCACAATTTTCAAAGTGACTCTTTATCAGTATAAATGATCTCACCAATTAAGCAGAAAATACATCAAAGGATCAGCCATCTCAAACAGGATGCAAAGCTTGCTGTATCAAATTTACGAGCGTGGAAATCTGATCACGACAAGCTCAAGTTAACAAGGCTACTAACCAAGGCTGCACTGTTTCTAGATAGTCCTTCCATTTAGTTTAAGGAAGTGTCTGATTGTATTGCTAACATTGCCAAAGCTTAGTCTAATGGCCATCTGtaattctctcttttctttaatGCAATGAATTTCTtctcaaattataaataaataaaaaagactaaATCACAGTTATTGTATGCCCTCTTATCATCACttcgttttttcttttaaagtttctcatttttaagttttcttttttctttttttttttttaattttaaacttgTCAGTATGATTTTTAGCTTTGCATGATTAATCACAAGCAATGACAAGGGCAATGGCAATTGCAAGGAATCCCAACATATCgaatttttctttctcctttccttttGCAAAAATTGCCAATGTATTAGCATAATGGAAATTTCCCCTTGAGATgccaatttttccttttatttctttcatttttacgTTATTCTTCAACTATTCCAAGTCAATGTTGATGGCTTGTGACTAATATATTTTTGGTGGGTTGGTTAGGATTTGGTTTGCCTGTGATAAGAATGGGTGTTTGGCATATATAAATCTCTacaagtttcaatttttaaattgcaaggcatattctttattttatgttttacaatttttattttgtaattgtgtttTATCCCTTTATCTTGTTTACATCTTACATTTTAAAGATAACTatgtaaaatatgaaaaagaggagatttgatgtatttatttattcGTTATAAACATAGTGGGTAATGGGTTGGATTGTAATGAATAGATATATATTCTTTCTAATTAATAAACATCATGGACAATggtacttcttttcttttatggcGATGTCTATAATTTCTCAAACATTGTAAATGTATTTGTCTCATACCTTCTTACACTATATAACAAAGCATACCCAGTTTTGGAATTGAAAATATGACTAGAGACTATGATTTACTTTAAATTTAGTTTTACTAGCAAACTTAGTCGATTACTTGTGACTATAGTAACGAAAGATAATAGTATTGATGAACCCAATGAGTTAAAGATAATTTCtcacaaaattaaaagttagaagATTGAAATAACAAAAGCTGAAAGTTAGAAGGtcagttttggatttttgccttaaaattatttaacaaaaataaaaagatttaacgTTACGTAAttacattatataaaaataaaaataaaaattcctaaaaaaacattatataaaaaattatgtaagtacagatataaatatagattagaaaaataaatgtttgtttttcaattttttttagtggtcttgTTGGCTGTCGCCTTGAAATTTTGCCCCTTTGATTTAGCAAAATTACATGTTAGACCTCTACGGAAAGAAAAATAGGACATAATTTCAAGGCTTATAATCATGTTGGTAAGGCCTATAATCATGTCAAGTGCAACTTCTTaaagggaaattattgtgtactcccgaaataccataaatgtgtactccctcctctcacataaatagtgagtcccactaattaaatttatgatgggacttaccatttatgtgagagggaAGAGTACGCATTAATAGTACTCCAgaagtacttaataattttctcttcttaaaaagCCAATATGCACAAATTGAGATTTGCCTAGTTTGGAGTGCCTCTCAAGTACTTTGTATTCTATAGTAGTCTATCCTCCTTTATGATGCTTCTTCCATTCTCCTGGGGGTGGGGGTATTGGACAAGGAGATTCCACTTGGATGCTTTCTCAAAAGGACTTGTATCCAGTAAAAGagaatcatttttctttttcttttttttgaaaataaattcctcttctattattatttttataatatataatatctcaaatttaaatgttattgatatatgaatttaaaaggaaattacaAATATGTAACAAAGGCCATTACAACTTAAATTAATTATGCATTGTTAGAGCTTTCACAATGgtaaatgtaaaattttaagttttttttttttttttaacttctcaaAAACTCATTTTATCTATGTTATCACACCATTTCATAACTCTCCCTATATCAATTCTCTTATTTTTCACATCTAAGCCAaacattgtttatttatttattaatttctttcttacttCCTCTCCAACAACCCACAACCAGCCACATAACCTATCATTAGAAAACCTATCACCACTACTCCCACAGCCGGCCACAAAACCCATTATATCACTACAAAAGAGAAcgaagagaggaaaaaaaatttgagtctgaggagaagagagaaaaaaaaatgatagaagaaagagagagaacagGCTGGAGAGCTAAAGAGAGACAGAaatagaagaagagagagaactggaattaaaattttttttataactttatagCTATAGTAAGCTATCATTTTTTATAGTTACTATAGTTTggatgctaaattttttaactttagcACCATCAATGCAGCATGCATTTTGTTGTTTatggtgctaaaaatagttttttagcaaaataagagTATCACTGTGAACACTATTGTAGTAGCGATTTATAttattgttcaaatttttacatttaaatgTAAATTAAAATGTTTGTTGTGGGAGTGTTTTTCTTAACAGCAATGTTTGTTGTGTAATCATTAGAGAAATTATagaaattaagaagaaaaagaattaaaattaacGCATCACCTATAAGTAAATGTACACATTTTAAATGTAGGATCTGTTTATATTTAAGacctccttttctttctttggcaaaaaactcatttttatccctacattttcacgtgattcccactttggtctctatcttttattttcaccggttttagttcctaaaataaaaaatgtgatcTCGTTTTATCCCTATCGTCAGTACCCTAACGGCAAAGTCCTAGGTGGCAGACGGAACACCCTGTTAGCTGACGTGGCGTTGATGTGGCAATTaaaattgtaagtgcacaatagcacctggacccaagaacagttatgggctcaggcccaatgagccttaaacaataagaatttgtagagcgtgggtttgaaacccaggttagaagtgagtgaggattaaatgacaaactagagattgcaagtacttggaaacagcAAGGAGAAATGTAAGtaggtctcctcggacataagtcgagagctgttcttatattatctctctctttgtcttttttctttttaggttacaaaaagtcccccTTGTTTCTGTtccaggtccctccttaaatactcctctttttaatactttatacacgtgttgccccaattcctcccttagcctagatatttcttttcttagtgcctttgaacagtaactagaagtttcccttccactgttcaagtatcacctcctcattaatgcggccagggtggtaggtgcagggtctttaatgtggaggtagcagcctttactttTGATACTttcccaacatcggtgcttctaggacattcaagggttcaccccttttaaccattggtcttgaccgtgtcattccctaacctgtaccatgaggtcccgggttctctggtgtcagtccgaagggaaaaacatcctcggctggatcctcggatcctcggctggatcctcggatcctcggcgtatggaccgACCCATCGCACTAACAAtttctaaccccagggtcaggtcggccttccttaacacggcccaaaaggcccacattcccaccaggatcTTTTCGCCCCacacaaaaatattattaaaaaatatgccatgtcagcattttaattttttttaaagccacgttagaaattaaaaaaaaaattaaattgaaagaaaaaccttaaatctattaatttaaaattttattttcttaatattcatgttcttcaacttgttctttgtgtttttcattgaccaaacccagcaaccaataACTCAaacccatataaaaaaaaacacatacaaaaacaagaagaaaaaaatgggtCACACTtcaaaaatctctctctctctcaaccaaaaACACCCCAAAAACAACAAAGTCCATAAATTTTtctgaaaacaaaaaagaaccaaGTTTGGTGTTTCGGTGGTGGCGTTTAGGTGGTGGAGTTGAATCAGTGGCCAGGTTTGGTGGTGGCAGATCGACGTGACAGATCAACTTTTGGGCTATGGGTGACTGGGTTTAGTGGTGGCAAATCGACTTTTGGGCTTTAGGTGGCCATGATTCAGATCGTTGTGGGCCGGTGGGTGCATGTGGGTGGTCATGGCTCGTTGTGAGTGGGTTCAAATCGTCGTGGGCTGGCGTGGGGCTGTTGGTGCTCATGGGTGGCCATGGTTTTGCTCGCCGTTGGCCGCCGCAAGTCTTGGGTTTGATGGCTGTGGCAAAAATAATATCTGATTtggtttagtttatttatttattttatatttgggtTTGTGGGTATGGACTTGGCAGTGGTGGAcgttgatggtggtggtggtggaagtGTTGTTGTTTGTGAgtgtgattgtgattgtgattgtggTGGCGGCCATTAGGACTCAATGGCCGCATCGGGACGCCAAGCCCTCCTCCTCTCCACCTCCAATCCAGGTTAGTGCCATCGCCTCGTGGGGTTGGGGGAGCTGGGGACTCAGTCAGTCACCATCAAGGCTTACTCTACAAACTCAGTGGACCACATGCCATGTGAGGACCCAAAGAGGAATAGCCAGTTGATTTGCAAAACTTTGTTCCTCTTAttctgggtttttttgttttcgttTTTTTGAGAGGATGtggagtttttttattttatgggtttttttgtgtgtttgtttctcaagaaAATTTCTGGATTTATGGGTTTGCTAGAGATTGGGTTAGTTACTGTGTTTATAGGTTTGTttcttagatttattttttgttttttcggATTTGATGGAGAATGGGTTTGGTTGCtagatttggatttggggtttgcTAGAGATTGGTTTGGTTGCTTcttggatttgggaagaacatgaagaaaatTTCCTGTcagtatttaatttaattttttttcttcttgtttttgtttgtgttcttCTGATTTGGGTTTAAGTTGTTGTTGAGTTTGGTTTGTGAAGAACATTAATATTtagaaaatagaattttaattgaaattttaaattaattagatttaaggtttttctttaaattaaaatttttaaaaaaaaatttctgtcgtggctttaaaaaaaaaaatgctaacgtggcatattttttaataatattttaatcacCACATCAGCGCCACGTCAGCTAATAGGGTGTTTTGTCTGCCACCTAAGAATTTGCCGTTAGGGCACTAACGGTAAGGACAAAAACAAGAtcgcattttttattttagggactaaaaccggtgaaaataaaagatagggaccaaaatgaaaatcgCATTAAAATATAGGAACGAAAATgggttttttgtctttttttttctttttcttttccttttcctttttctaattccttttcctttttctttttcttttcctttttctttttccttttccttttcctattccttttactttttctttttctttttctttttccttttccttttccttttccttttactttttctttttctttttctttttccttttccttttccatcTTTAGTGGACGGGAGGAAACTTCAAGGTTAAGGGATATAGcttgtcaagaaaaaaaaaaaggggttaaGGAGATTGTACTGTCTTTAAGCTTTCAAAGTCAAAAGTGTCTCATACATACTGCtttcttctatttcttttccctttttctaaAAGCACCGGCGTGCCCATGTGCATGTTAAGCATTTAGGGCCTTCAACCTTCCAGTTCTAAAGTGCCTCATAGTCCACTTTCATCTACAGCATCtacttttgttttgattaaCAAAAGTCTTTAGGCTTCTATTCCCGACGACAATGTCCGACCATGGAGAGGGTCCGGCGATAGGAATCGATCTGGGAACGACGAACTCGTGCGTGGCAGTGTGGCAAAATGAAAGAGTAGAGATAATAGTAAATGATCAGGGAGAGAGGACAACGCCATCTTATGTTGCTTTCACTCACACGGAGCGCTTGGTCGGTGATGCGGCGAAGATGCAAGTTGCCAGGAACCCCACCAACTCCATCTTTGGTAATcttcaaagtttttttattttagtgttaTTCTTAAGCAGTTAGTGTTATACTCcccattaataataataaggtgATTTGTGAAAATAACTTTGATCACATCCATTGTTAGCTCATCGCAtgaatattaataataattccacataaatttttattttattttatttgctaaATTGTGATTGGGTTAGAATTGAAAAAGATATAGTCTTTTTAACTTCTAATTGGCCCTAAGCCCTCATTTAGGAGGAGGAAAAAGAATAGTAGAGAAAtgaattaaaagaataattttaaaatatttttccatttcCTTATATGAGAGTTATAATGAAGGGAATGAAAAGTCTATTTCCTTATTTTAAAGGTTAAGTGTGAAAGAATGAAATAGATAGGAGCCAAAGAATATTCATCATTCTTTTCTATTCTCTCAAAACCTCAAATTTAAATTTCCACtcttttattctaaaatatccaaacaaggttacttaattccataatattcttcttcttttttttcatttctttcttttacttaaATACTTAGATCTAGGTTATCTAGATACACACCATAGCAAAGTTATCCGTGCTAGCCTGGTCTGGGATAGGGATTAGGGCATCTATTCTTATGGTTAGGCAAGGTCTAGTATAAGagcattatgttttttttaaaaatatattaatttatgtaattatgGAGCCCAATAATTGAATTTCCATGAgaaaagacccaaaaaaaaaaatgttaaactactacaaattttactacaaaatgcTAATAAGGTGATAAAGTTAAGAGTGTAATTAGTGCcacttgaaaaaataataaatataaattactcAACAAGAAAAGTGACATAAATAGTGAAATGAGtgataataatgaaaaagaaaagaaattagtaaAATGGGTGGAAATTATGAGACAACATAAAAGCTACTTTAATAAAATAGTGAAGTAGATGAAAAAGTTAATACTTTGATATGTGAGggaactttttttctttctttttttatgttggTATCAATGTTTGTTTCTCCGGAGTGGGAgtcatttattttctatttttcaccATGGTAGGGAGGCAAACTACTTAAGAACAGAAGAAATTGAATGATTTTTTGGCTCCATCCCTGGTCTCgttctaatatattaatttattttttgtagttaGAAATAATATCAAACTATGTTAgctcaaattaattaaaattcaccatcttttttgataagtaaccaaataatacaaatttttttggttaaattagGTTTGaccttttttataaattatgtaatcaaattttatttattagtacttattaaattaatatgtatcatatataaataaacttttttccTGGAGTATAGAGATAACTTGTACCCTAATACTaaacaaattctaattaaattaggtttaataatttctaattaaattaggaAAGATCCTTTTCACAAATTATCTAATTTAACTTGTTATCTATTAATAGTATTATTAATTGAAtgtctcatatatatatatatatatatatatatatttttttttttttatcaagcttTTCCCATGCATTAATTGCTCAGATTAGTgaaaatttaaaggaaaaatggaACTTCTTTTCCAGAAGTTTCTAGTTTTTCCTTTTACAAAATTAGTTTGCACTAAAATATTAGCCAAAAGATGCAGGGTTATTCAACTTAATCATTATAATAtgtttggatgagcttattaCTATTTgccttttatttgatttgaaattaaattacataaaaatatatctatactttttttttggaataaaaatataactttacTTTTTCTTCGAATGATAAATATGTTGCTATACATTACCTAATTAaataagtcaaaaaaaaaaaaaaaaaaaaaaaaacgaactTACCCGAATATCTCACAATGTTTTATAGCATTCATATTCACCATTTTATGGGCGACAATCTCATTCAAATTCTACCATGCATGGTTTTGAAAGCTATCAATTACGGGCAGTTTTGGCTTTattaattgtatttaatttgagCGTAATTAAAGTTCTGTTACAAATTTCAGGCATATAGTAtcgatttaaattaaaaaatttcaaggtcaTCAGCAAGAGCTTAAGCTGCCAATTTTCGATGTTTTCTAATtctacttaaatatatatacccATGGACAagaaatcaataatttttttctgcTCCTTATGCTTTATTGTTGTCAAATCATTAATTGATTCCTTAAAATGGTATTGTCATATATGTAGATGTCAAGCGATTGATTGGGAGGAGATTCAGCGATCCCTTGGTTCAGAGTGAGATCAAGTTTTGGTCATTCAAGGTCATCGAAGGTCCTGATGATAAGCCTATGATCATTGTCGATTATAACGGCACGGAGATGCCCTTTTCTGCTGAGGAAATCTCATCTATGGTCCTAAGAATGATGCGTGAGATTGCCGAAGCTTACCTGGGCACAACTGTAAAAAATGCAGTTGTTGCTGTCCCTGCTTACTTCAATGACTCACAACGTAAGGCAACAAGGGATGCCGGAGGCCTTGCAGGCCTAAATGTCTTGCGTATAATTAACGAACCAACTGCTGCCGCCATTGCTTACGGTCTTGATAGGATGGAAAGTAGCATTGGcgaaaaaaatgtattgatttttgatttgggtGGTGGCACTACAGATATCTCACTAATTACCATTGAGAAGGGTGTCTTTGAAGTAAAGGCTGTTGCTGGAGACACTCACCTTGGAGGTGAGGACTTTGATAAAAGAATGGTAAAGCACTTCGTTGATATATTTAAGAGGCAGCACAAGGTGGACATTAGTGTAAACTCCAAAGCTCTTAGGAGGTTAAAAAACGCTTgtgagaaagcaaaaaaaaatctttcttctGCAATGGATACGACTATTGATGTTGATTCTTTATGTAATGGTATTGATTTCTTTTCAACTGTTACCCGTGCCAAATTTGAGGAACTCAATATGGATTTGTTCAGGAAGTGTATCCATATCGTGGAGAAGTGTTTGACTGATGCTAAGATGGACAAGAGCTGTGTCCATGATGTTGTTGTTACAGGTGGTTCTTCCAGAATTCCCATGGTGCAGCAGTTGTTGCGGGAATTCTTCAATGGGAAGGAACTTTGTAAGAGCATTAATCCAGATGAGGCTGTGGCTTATGGAGCTGCTGTTCAAGCTGCAATCTTGACCGGAATGGGTAATCAGAAACTTCAAGACATCGTGCTCTTAGATGTCACTCCTCTGTCCCTCGGAATAGAGGTTCGTGGATCAGATATGCTTATTGTGATTCCAAGGAATACCCCCTTTCCCACCAAGAAGGAGATAAACACCACCATGAGGGACAACCAAACTTCTATGTTGTTCTCTGTTTACGAGGGTGAGAGA
This portion of the Castanea sativa cultivar Marrone di Chiusa Pesio chromosome 7, ASM4071231v1 genome encodes:
- the LOC142644695 gene encoding heat shock cognate 70 kDa protein-like translates to MSDHGEGPAIGIDLGTTNSCVAVWQNERVEIIVNDQGERTTPSYVAFTHTERLVGDAAKMQVARNPTNSIFDVKRLIGRRFSDPLVQSEIKFWSFKVIEGPDDKPMIIVDYNGTEMPFSAEEISSMVLRMMREIAEAYLGTTVKNAVVAVPAYFNDSQRKATRDAGGLAGLNVLRIINEPTAAAIAYGLDRMESSIGEKNVLIFDLGGGTTDISLITIEKGVFEVKAVAGDTHLGGEDFDKRMVKHFVDIFKRQHKVDISVNSKALRRLKNACEKAKKNLSSAMDTTIDVDSLCNGIDFFSTVTRAKFEELNMDLFRKCIHIVEKCLTDAKMDKSCVHDVVVTGGSSRIPMVQQLLREFFNGKELCKSINPDEAVAYGAAVQAAILTGMGNQKLQDIVLLDVTPLSLGIEVRGSDMLIVIPRNTPFPTKKEINTTMRDNQTSMLFSVYEGERCRACDNNLLGQFELSGIPLAPKGVTKVKVCFDIDDNGILNVSAKEMTTGMMSEITFTNYKGRLSSEDINRIVQDAEIHKAEDDEYRKKVQGWLNTAGYIVGGIAQVAGVYLMVTGRKKFM